From a region of the Mucilaginibacter auburnensis genome:
- a CDS encoding SusC/RagA family TonB-linked outer membrane protein: protein MSKLQLFKNVRLWKTLCLIAMISFVSTVAFAQNITVKGRVLDDKGEPLVGATIKATGTNNAVTADASGNFSLSVPSNTPSVTITFLGYVDVVKAVAGNPNLGNITMAANSRDLNEVVVVGYGTVKRTEVTGTVATVSAKVLQEIPAANVVTQLQGRVAGLDIVNGQMTIRGYRTIGNQGADRPLIVVDGVPYYNDISNINPNDIKSVDVLKGASSTAIYGSRGSGGVILITTNRGRVGRTETSYDSFIGISKLQGSLKTLDATGYAQLKADAYEGALLQKNNNAQAYPLTASELANQAAGVNTDWVKLLIKQQLVWDQNLRVSSGTEKTQFNAALGYRRTTNGNLQPNNTGQRVTMNINVDHQLTKVIKFGAQTRNTLNTNDASGGDQLGTAQWMSPLATPYNADGSINLRPLTGQLDESTANPLLRGTIPDMYYNYTRGWVSDNIVYAELKPIDHLTYKYTVNYNYSQSTGNVYNGINGVNIVNVGQTTASTNNSTSFRVAQEHLLNYNNTFGKHSINLTGVFTAERQHNEGSSMSAQNIPQFTNKNANLNLGTFTGFNGNWTETGLLSYVGRLNYTFNNRYNFTASMRADGNSTLAQGNQWTSYPAFGLGWTLTNEDFMKKYTFVDNLKLRAGYGENSTISGGAYNTLGPLDLAPFQFGGVTAGNKQGVRVTNLTNPTLTWQRTHEANVALDFAVLKNRITGTVEAFYQKTTGIILNNILPSTIGVSSMPTNLGVTENKGIEVTLSTVNIQDLGGFSWSSDFNIGFIREKIVSLPNGAQRNIGSGLFVGQPLSVIYDVRKLGIWQVSDSPGPTSTVNGVPVYAPVRGQTSPLQYPGQIRVQDVDGNGKIDADDNQIIGHFNPNYTFGFTNRFAYKGFDASLVITARMGFTTLVPYVSSNNSGTEGWQFLNLGRHNQPVIDYWTPRNPTNAFPMPNNQFFSQYYSTLQYYDGSFIRAKAVNLGYNIPANAVKRIGLSSLRVYANITNPFVIYSPVSNFSFSVTDPESVPVTPVPSSTSGNIGGGNRAVGLNAGTQRREFYFGIQARF, encoded by the coding sequence ATGAGCAAACTTCAACTTTTTAAAAATGTAAGGTTGTGGAAAACATTATGTCTGATCGCGATGATCAGTTTTGTTTCAACAGTAGCCTTCGCACAAAATATAACGGTTAAAGGCCGGGTGTTAGACGATAAAGGTGAACCTTTGGTAGGTGCCACCATTAAAGCTACCGGTACTAACAATGCCGTTACCGCTGACGCAAGCGGTAACTTTTCACTTAGCGTGCCAAGTAATACTCCAAGTGTTACTATAACCTTTCTTGGTTATGTAGATGTAGTTAAAGCAGTTGCCGGTAATCCAAATCTGGGAAACATAACAATGGCAGCTAATTCACGCGATTTGAACGAGGTCGTGGTAGTTGGTTACGGTACTGTTAAAAGAACGGAAGTTACAGGTACGGTTGCAACCGTAAGCGCTAAAGTTTTACAGGAAATACCTGCGGCTAACGTGGTTACTCAATTACAGGGCCGCGTTGCAGGTTTAGACATCGTTAACGGACAAATGACTATCAGAGGTTACCGTACTATTGGTAATCAAGGTGCTGACAGGCCATTAATAGTAGTTGACGGTGTTCCGTACTACAACGATATTTCAAATATCAACCCCAACGATATCAAGAGCGTTGACGTATTAAAAGGAGCTTCTTCTACGGCTATTTACGGTTCTCGTGGTTCTGGTGGTGTAATATTAATTACAACCAACAGAGGCCGAGTTGGTAGAACAGAAACCTCTTATGATTCATTCATCGGTATCTCAAAACTTCAGGGTTCGCTTAAAACGCTTGACGCAACTGGTTATGCGCAATTGAAAGCTGACGCTTATGAAGGCGCCTTGTTACAAAAAAATAATAATGCCCAAGCCTATCCTTTAACAGCTTCTGAACTTGCTAACCAAGCAGCCGGTGTTAATACCGACTGGGTAAAGCTTTTGATAAAGCAACAATTAGTGTGGGATCAAAACCTGCGTGTTTCAAGCGGAACCGAAAAAACTCAGTTCAATGCTGCTTTAGGTTATCGTAGAACAACAAATGGCAACTTACAGCCAAACAACACTGGTCAGCGTGTTACCATGAATATCAATGTTGATCATCAACTTACCAAAGTAATTAAGTTTGGTGCGCAAACGCGTAACACATTAAACACTAATGATGCCTCAGGTGGCGATCAGTTAGGAACTGCACAGTGGATGAGTCCGTTGGCAACACCTTATAATGCAGACGGGTCTATCAACTTAAGGCCTCTTACCGGCCAACTTGACGAATCAACTGCTAATCCGTTATTACGCGGTACAATTCCTGATATGTATTATAATTATACCAGGGGTTGGGTAAGTGATAACATAGTTTACGCTGAGTTGAAGCCTATTGACCACTTAACTTATAAATATACAGTTAACTATAACTACTCTCAATCAACAGGAAACGTTTACAATGGTATTAACGGTGTTAATATTGTTAACGTTGGTCAAACTACAGCAAGTACAAACAATAGCACTTCCTTCCGTGTCGCACAGGAGCACTTGTTGAACTATAATAATACATTCGGTAAACACAGTATTAACTTGACCGGTGTATTTACTGCTGAAAGACAACACAATGAAGGCTCAAGCATGAGCGCTCAAAATATACCCCAGTTTACCAATAAAAACGCCAACCTAAATTTAGGCACGTTCACTGGCTTTAATGGTAACTGGACAGAAACAGGTTTGTTATCTTATGTAGGTCGTTTAAATTATACATTCAACAATAGGTATAACTTTACTGCAAGCATGCGTGCCGACGGTAATTCAACGCTTGCACAAGGTAACCAATGGACTTCATATCCTGCATTTGGTTTAGGGTGGACCCTTACCAACGAGGATTTTATGAAAAAGTATACCTTCGTTGATAATTTAAAATTACGTGCTGGCTACGGCGAGAATTCGACTATAAGCGGTGGTGCTTACAACACTTTAGGCCCGCTTGATCTGGCACCTTTCCAGTTCGGTGGTGTAACAGCGGGTAACAAACAAGGTGTAAGGGTAACTAACTTAACTAACCCAACCCTTACCTGGCAACGTACACATGAGGCTAACGTTGCTTTAGATTTCGCTGTATTGAAAAATCGTATAACCGGTACGGTTGAGGCGTTTTATCAAAAAACAACAGGTATTATTCTAAACAATATATTGCCTTCAACAATTGGAGTAAGTTCAATGCCAACTAACCTTGGTGTGACCGAAAACAAAGGTATTGAGGTAACATTAAGCACTGTTAATATCCAGGATTTAGGCGGTTTCAGCTGGTCATCTGATTTTAACATTGGTTTTATCCGTGAAAAAATTGTTTCGTTACCTAATGGCGCTCAAAGAAATATAGGTTCAGGTTTGTTTGTTGGTCAGCCACTTTCAGTGATTTATGACGTTAGAAAGCTTGGAATTTGGCAAGTTTCTGATTCGCCTGGTCCAACAAGTACAGTAAACGGTGTTCCTGTTTATGCTCCTGTTAGAGGTCAAACTTCACCATTGCAATATCCGGGTCAAATAAGAGTTCAGGATGTTGACGGCAATGGTAAGATCGATGCTGATGATAACCAGATCATAGGTCACTTTAATCCTAATTATACTTTTGGATTTACCAATAGGTTTGCTTATAAAGGATTTGACGCAAGTTTAGTTATCACTGCTCGTATGGGCTTTACCACACTTGTGCCTTACGTATCGTCTAATAACTCAGGTACAGAGGGCTGGCAGTTTCTTAACTTAGGCCGTCATAACCAACCTGTTATTGATTACTGGACTCCGCGTAATCCAACCAACGCTTTCCCAATGCCAAACAACCAGTTCTTTAGCCAGTATTATTCTACCTTACAGTATTATGATGGCTCATTTATTCGTGCTAAAGCTGTTAACCTAGGCTACAATATTCCCGCTAACGCAGTAAAACGTATCGGTCTGTCATCACTAAGAGTGTATGCAAACATTACAAATCCGTTTGTTATCTATTCGCCGGTAAGCAATTTCAGTTTCTCTGTTACTGATCCCGAATCAGTTCCTGTAACGCCAGTACCTTCAAGCACAAGTGGAAACATTGGCGGAGGCAATAGAGCCGTAGGTTTGAATGCAGGTACGCAAAGACGTGAGTTTTATTTCGGTATACAAGCAAGGTTTTAA
- a CDS encoding family 43 glycosylhydrolase — MRKLILACSLVIVGTFAKAQLVLPKGKQTTIINPVNLSYRFMLDTPSRREAADPAMINFKGEYYLFASKSGGYFHSKDMLNWDLVKTSDLPLEDYAPTAMVYKGEVYFMASGNNPVKIYKTADPKTGKWTVVQDKFPITMIDPFLFADDDDRVYFYYGCSNVNPLYAVELDPKTMLPLGKPTVFFNSDKESHGWERRGDYQTVAGRPWIEGSWVTKHNGKYYWQYSAPGTEFKSYNDGVYVSDKPMGPFTLMPNNPGSMRPEGFIAGAGHSGTFKDNYGNYWRVSTIVISVKHMFERRLGLYPLFFDKDGIFHTYTDFGDFPLTLPKKKIASPAELKPKWMLLSYKKPVEVSSAQPNHPKENASDEEVRTYWSAATGNKGEWLTMDLKKISTVNAVQINYAENQANSFGRSDNDYYQYLLEYSTDGKAWKTLADKRNNKIDVPHDYLELSAPIKARYIRLTNYKVPSGTFAIADLRVFGKGTDGVMTTKNDIFVSRSKTDPCVADISWIKTPNAVGYNVRYGTAPDKLYHTYQVLGTEHVTIRSLNKNESYYFTVDAFNESGIKTGNPVSNVE, encoded by the coding sequence ATGAGAAAACTTATTTTGGCATGTAGCCTTGTAATAGTAGGTACGTTTGCTAAAGCCCAGTTGGTGCTGCCAAAAGGCAAGCAAACCACAATTATTAATCCTGTCAATTTAAGCTACAGGTTTATGTTGGATACGCCTTCGCGCCGCGAAGCTGCCGACCCGGCGATGATTAATTTCAAAGGTGAATACTACTTGTTCGCATCAAAATCAGGCGGCTATTTCCACTCTAAAGACATGCTCAATTGGGATCTGGTAAAAACCAGCGACTTGCCTCTTGAAGACTATGCGCCAACAGCTATGGTTTATAAAGGCGAGGTTTACTTTATGGCATCAGGAAATAACCCGGTAAAAATTTATAAAACAGCAGATCCAAAAACAGGTAAATGGACAGTGGTGCAGGATAAATTCCCCATCACTATGATAGATCCGTTTTTGTTTGCTGATGATGATGACAGAGTATATTTTTACTATGGATGTTCAAACGTTAACCCGCTATACGCTGTTGAGTTAGACCCTAAAACTATGTTACCTTTAGGCAAACCAACCGTGTTTTTTAACAGTGACAAGGAAAGCCATGGCTGGGAACGCAGAGGCGATTATCAAACTGTAGCTGGTCGCCCGTGGATAGAGGGAAGTTGGGTAACCAAACATAATGGTAAATATTATTGGCAATATTCAGCACCAGGTACAGAATTTAAAAGCTATAATGATGGCGTGTATGTGTCTGATAAACCAATGGGGCCGTTCACACTAATGCCTAACAATCCCGGCTCAATGCGTCCCGAAGGATTTATAGCAGGTGCTGGACACAGTGGAACTTTTAAAGATAACTATGGAAATTACTGGCGCGTGTCGACCATTGTAATTTCAGTAAAACACATGTTTGAACGCCGTTTAGGTTTATACCCACTATTTTTTGATAAAGATGGTATCTTCCACACTTATACGGATTTTGGCGATTTCCCGCTAACGCTGCCTAAAAAGAAAATAGCCAGCCCGGCGGAATTAAAACCTAAATGGATGTTGTTGTCTTACAAAAAGCCTGTAGAAGTATCGTCTGCACAGCCTAACCATCCAAAAGAAAACGCGTCTGACGAAGAAGTGCGTACTTATTGGAGTGCTGCCACAGGCAACAAAGGCGAATGGTTGACAATGGATCTTAAAAAGATATCAACCGTTAATGCTGTACAAATAAACTATGCCGAAAACCAGGCTAACTCATTTGGTCGTAGCGATAATGATTACTACCAATATTTATTAGAGTATTCAACAGACGGTAAAGCCTGGAAAACACTTGCCGACAAACGCAATAACAAAATAGATGTTCCGCATGATTACCTGGAACTCAGCGCGCCAATTAAAGCACGTTATATCAGACTAACCAACTATAAAGTACCGTCAGGCACTTTCGCCATTGCTGATCTGCGCGTGTTTGGAAAAGGTACAGACGGGGTTATGACTACCAAAAACGATATTTTTGTTAGTCGCTCAAAAACCGACCCATGTGTTGCTGATATTTCATGGATCAAAACACCTAACGCGGTTGGTTATAATGTTAGGTATGGTACAGCACCAGATAAATTATATCATACTTACCAGGTATTAGGTACCGAGCATGTAACCATAAGAAGCCTGAACAAAAACGAAAGCTACTACTTTACCGTTGATGCTTTCAACGAAAGTGGAATTAAAACCGGCAATCCGGTAAGTAACGTTGAATAA
- a CDS encoding HAD family hydrolase: MAPDTISKLTKLTELSKGYKAFLYDCDGTLADNMAAHKETYIKVELNQGHTITGDIVDELAGWPVIDVVGEINKRFATDFDPAEFKELKYKLFLNDYIDLTKPIEFVTEHLKAHAGKVRIGVVSGSGREAVERTLQIIGVIHLVEVMICAGETEHGKPYPDPFLAAAKVLNVAPEHCLVFEDGDAGVESARRAGMRSIRTDKIE, translated from the coding sequence ATGGCTCCGGATACAATCAGCAAACTCACTAAGTTAACCGAATTAAGTAAAGGCTATAAAGCTTTTTTGTATGATTGCGATGGTACCTTGGCTGATAATATGGCCGCTCATAAAGAAACTTACATAAAAGTAGAATTAAACCAAGGCCATACCATAACCGGAGACATTGTTGATGAACTGGCCGGCTGGCCTGTTATTGATGTAGTAGGGGAGATCAATAAGCGCTTTGCCACAGATTTTGATCCTGCTGAATTCAAGGAACTCAAGTACAAGCTTTTTCTTAACGACTATATAGACCTTACCAAGCCCATTGAATTTGTAACCGAACATTTAAAGGCGCATGCTGGTAAAGTCAGGATTGGTGTTGTATCGGGTAGTGGAAGGGAAGCAGTTGAACGAACGTTACAAATTATAGGCGTGATACACCTTGTTGAAGTAATGATTTGTGCAGGGGAGACTGAACATGGAAAGCCATATCCGGACCCATTTTTGGCAGCAGCCAAAGTTTTAAATGTAGCCCCCGAACATTGCCTGGTTTTTGAAGATGGAGATGCCGGAGTGGAATCAGCACGGCGCGCCGGAATGCGATCAATCCGTACTGACAAAATAGAATAA
- a CDS encoding alpha-N-arabinofuranosidase, with protein MKKTLFSAAAFALLTLGNSAVFAQSAKATIGAESNLVISKHIYGQFAEHLGRGIYDGFWVDPKMPVKKQDRYRLDIVEALKKIKIPNLRWPGGCFADEYHWRDGIGVRTSRPKMVNTNWGGVTEDNSFGTHEFLELCRLLGCEPYISGNVGSGTVQEMSNWVEYLNFDGKSPLTDLRAKNGHGKPYNVSFWGVGNESWGCGGNMTPEYYSDEYKRYAIFAKDYNNAKLKKIATGPAGDNYNWTEVVMKNVKKDIWGIALHYYTLPTGSWTGSKGSATNFNEDAYFNTMRNALKMEEYVTKHSAIMDKYDPQKNIALVVDEWGVWTDSEPGTNPGFLYQQNSLRDALVAASTLNIFNNHAERVKMANLAQAINVLQALILTNKEKLVFTPTYHIFDMYKVHQDAKLLPVKIDVPEYEFNGNKIPAVNVSASKDASGKIHLTIVNIDNHKSVDFKADLGNVAWNTVTGQILTGTNVTNINTFTNPTNIRLVAFNDAKKDGSSVSVKLPAHSVVSLELK; from the coding sequence ATGAAGAAAACATTATTTTCTGCCGCCGCCTTTGCATTGTTAACGCTTGGCAATTCAGCGGTGTTTGCACAAAGTGCTAAGGCTACAATAGGTGCCGAATCAAATTTGGTAATAAGCAAACATATTTACGGCCAGTTTGCCGAGCACCTGGGTCGTGGTATTTATGATGGTTTTTGGGTTGATCCTAAAATGCCGGTAAAAAAGCAAGACAGATACAGATTAGATATTGTTGAAGCTCTAAAAAAAATAAAGATTCCTAACCTGCGCTGGCCGGGTGGCTGTTTTGCTGATGAATACCACTGGCGCGACGGTATTGGTGTGCGCACCAGTCGGCCTAAAATGGTTAATACCAACTGGGGCGGAGTAACAGAAGACAACAGCTTCGGTACTCACGAATTTTTGGAGCTTTGCCGTTTACTGGGTTGCGAGCCTTACATTAGCGGTAATGTAGGTAGTGGTACTGTACAGGAAATGTCAAACTGGGTAGAGTACCTTAACTTTGACGGTAAAAGCCCGCTAACTGATCTTCGTGCTAAAAATGGCCATGGAAAACCTTACAATGTGAGTTTTTGGGGTGTAGGTAACGAAAGCTGGGGTTGTGGCGGTAACATGACGCCTGAATATTATTCAGACGAGTACAAAAGATACGCCATCTTCGCTAAAGACTATAACAATGCCAAGTTGAAAAAAATTGCTACCGGTCCTGCCGGCGACAATTACAACTGGACTGAAGTTGTAATGAAAAACGTTAAAAAAGACATATGGGGTATAGCGCTACATTACTACACTCTGCCTACCGGCAGCTGGACAGGCAGCAAGGGATCTGCCACCAATTTTAACGAGGATGCTTACTTCAACACCATGAGAAATGCCCTTAAAATGGAAGAGTATGTTACTAAACACTCCGCCATTATGGACAAGTATGATCCGCAAAAAAATATTGCGTTGGTAGTTGATGAGTGGGGTGTTTGGACAGACTCTGAACCTGGCACCAATCCTGGATTCCTATATCAGCAAAACAGTTTGCGCGATGCATTAGTTGCGGCATCAACCTTAAATATATTTAACAACCATGCTGAGCGTGTTAAGATGGCTAACCTGGCGCAAGCCATTAACGTTTTACAGGCACTTATTCTAACCAATAAAGAAAAACTGGTATTCACACCAACCTATCATATTTTTGATATGTACAAAGTGCATCAGGATGCTAAATTACTGCCGGTTAAAATTGACGTGCCTGAATACGAATTTAACGGAAATAAAATTCCTGCCGTAAACGTATCAGCTTCAAAGGATGCAAGTGGTAAAATTCATCTTACCATCGTTAATATTGATAATCATAAATCAGTTGATTTTAAAGCAGATTTAGGCAATGTTGCGTGGAACACTGTTACGGGCCAGATATTAACTGGTACCAACGTAACTAACATTAATACATTTACTAATCCTACAAATATCAGGCTTGTTGCATTTAATGATGCAAAAAAAGATGGTAGTAGTGTTTCAGTTAAATTGCCTGCCCACTCAGTAGTATCGCTTGAATTAAAGTAA
- a CDS encoding aldose epimerase family protein, with protein sequence MRTKSKLFMSALIAAAAIGNFACTPPAENKSTEENTMEQTSTAIPDSSNFSGEVNGKATHLFTLVNKNGMQVAITNYGGRIVSLLVKDKTGAFKDVVLGYDNVKTYQKRGEPYFGALIGRYGNRIGKAKFSLNGKEYNLEKNDGANSLHGGAHGYWMQVWDAKLINKTTLELTYLSKDGEAGYPGNLNVKVVYTLTDNDEVKIDYSATTDQATPVNLTNHAYFNLNGAGDSTILNNELRIAADNITPVDNTLIPTGKITPVKGTAFDFTSFKAIGKEIGNADDEQLKFGKGYDHNFVLNKHTLKDAIATVKSPVTGIVMDVYTEEPAIQFYSGNFLDGRSKDGKGGVAYPLRSALCLETQHYPDSPNKPEFPSTTLNPGKTYKTTTIYKFSVAK encoded by the coding sequence ATGAGAACAAAGTCAAAACTATTCATGTCGGCGCTTATAGCGGCTGCTGCTATAGGCAATTTTGCCTGCACACCGCCTGCCGAAAATAAATCAACAGAAGAAAATACTATGGAACAAACCAGTACTGCAATACCAGATAGCAGTAATTTTTCAGGTGAAGTGAATGGAAAAGCCACGCACCTGTTTACGTTAGTAAACAAAAACGGAATGCAGGTAGCCATTACCAACTATGGCGGCCGTATTGTGAGTTTATTGGTTAAAGACAAAACCGGCGCGTTTAAAGATGTGGTTTTAGGTTATGATAACGTTAAAACTTACCAAAAACGTGGAGAGCCTTATTTTGGCGCTTTAATTGGCCGTTATGGCAACCGTATTGGTAAAGCTAAATTCAGCCTGAATGGTAAGGAATATAATTTAGAGAAAAATGACGGTGCAAACAGCTTACACGGTGGTGCGCATGGTTATTGGATGCAAGTTTGGGATGCTAAGCTGATCAACAAAACCACGCTTGAACTTACTTACTTGTCAAAAGATGGTGAAGCAGGTTACCCCGGTAATTTAAACGTTAAAGTTGTTTACACTTTAACAGATAATGACGAAGTTAAAATTGATTATTCAGCAACAACAGATCAGGCCACTCCGGTTAACTTAACCAATCACGCTTACTTTAACCTGAATGGTGCAGGCGATTCAACCATATTAAATAACGAATTGCGAATAGCTGCTGATAACATTACTCCTGTTGACAACACGCTCATTCCAACAGGAAAAATCACTCCTGTTAAAGGTACTGCTTTTGATTTTACATCATTTAAAGCAATTGGTAAAGAAATTGGCAACGCCGACGATGAGCAGTTGAAATTTGGTAAAGGTTATGACCATAACTTTGTGTTAAACAAACATACATTGAAAGACGCTATTGCTACAGTAAAAAGCCCTGTAACAGGTATTGTAATGGATGTTTACACCGAGGAGCCCGCCATTCAGTTTTACAGTGGTAACTTTTTAGATGGCCGCTCAAAAGACGGTAAAGGTGGCGTAGCTTACCCATTACGTTCTGCACTTTGTTTAGAAACTCAACATTATCCTGATTCACCAAACAAGCCGGAGTTCCCGTCAACTACCTTAAATCCGGGTAAAACTTATAAAACTACAACAATATACAAGTTCAGCGTAGCTAAATAA